A stretch of Aerococcaceae bacterium zg-252 DNA encodes these proteins:
- a CDS encoding TIGR00282 family metallophosphoesterase, translating into MRLLFIGDVVGKKGQEALSQYLPQLKQNYRPQVTIVNGENIDNGKGISEKWYKWLLSTGADVVTLGNHAWDNREIYDFIESAKSLVRPINLPEGTPGKGVHFIKVNQYELAVINALGSVFMGSCIEPFNYFQEKISEIRQRTPFIFVDFHAEATSEKQALGYFLDGEVSAVVGTHTHVQTNDARILPQGTGFMTDVGMTGAMESVIGFNPQQVVNKFKTHLPTRLEQSMSDSMVISGCFIELDPKTGRCLSIEPIYLTNATKTKRYRHV; encoded by the coding sequence ATGAGATTACTGTTTATCGGTGATGTAGTAGGTAAAAAAGGTCAAGAGGCATTGAGCCAATACTTACCGCAATTAAAACAAAACTATCGACCGCAAGTGACAATTGTTAATGGAGAAAATATTGATAATGGGAAAGGTATTTCTGAAAAATGGTATAAGTGGTTATTATCTACTGGAGCAGATGTGGTCACTCTTGGTAATCACGCGTGGGATAATCGAGAGATTTATGATTTTATTGAATCAGCAAAATCATTAGTACGTCCGATTAATTTACCAGAGGGAACTCCTGGAAAAGGGGTTCATTTTATCAAAGTGAATCAATATGAATTAGCAGTAATAAATGCATTGGGGAGTGTATTTATGGGTTCTTGTATCGAACCCTTTAATTATTTTCAAGAAAAAATTTCTGAAATTCGGCAGCGTACACCATTCATTTTTGTTGATTTCCATGCTGAAGCAACGAGTGAAAAACAAGCATTAGGATATTTCCTAGACGGAGAAGTGTCTGCCGTTGTCGGAACACATACGCATGTTCAAACGAATGATGCACGCATTTTGCCTCAAGGCACAGGTTTTATGACTGATGTTGGCATGACAGGAGCAATGGAAAGCGTGATTGGGTTTAATCCCCAACAAGTAGTCAATAAATTTAAAACACATTTACCGACACGCTTAGAGCAATCAATGAGTGACTCAATGGTTATTAGTGGGTGTTTTATAGAGCTAGACCCTAAAACTGGACGTTGCCTATCAATTGAACCCATTTATTTAACGAATGCAACGAAAACTAAACGTTATCGTCATGTTTAA
- a CDS encoding Gfo/Idh/MocA family oxidoreductase, whose amino-acid sequence MINVGIIGAGKIAAKMAKTIHGVDKANAYAIASRDAERALSFAETHGFKKAYHSYEALVRDENVDLVYVATPHNFHFKHAKLALENGKHVLCEKAITLNAKELTELIAIATERQLTFVEAIWSRFMPLHLQLKSLLDTGAIGEPQILYGNLSYYLEHVERMYNPHLAGGALLDLGVYPVHYALSLFGNDYQSIQSTMMKTELGVDRHTAITLQYADGKIAQLMCSMNAFEQSSKIYGTNGRIETTGIHHIEEIRVYDKENNCTQVIKRPNDIGGFEFELAETIKMIEEHKIESDIVTHADSLAVMQVLDTVRQQNDFIYPNEKVG is encoded by the coding sequence ATGATTAATGTTGGAATTATTGGTGCTGGAAAAATTGCTGCTAAAATGGCAAAAACGATACACGGTGTAGATAAAGCAAATGCGTATGCAATCGCCTCACGTGATGCTGAACGTGCCCTTTCATTTGCTGAGACTCATGGATTTAAAAAAGCTTATCATTCCTATGAAGCCTTAGTTCGTGATGAAAATGTCGATTTAGTATATGTTGCGACACCACATAATTTTCATTTCAAGCACGCAAAATTAGCGTTGGAAAATGGCAAGCATGTGCTATGCGAAAAAGCGATTACGCTTAATGCAAAAGAATTAACTGAATTGATTGCGATTGCTACTGAGCGTCAATTAACATTTGTTGAAGCCATTTGGTCACGCTTTATGCCATTACATCTTCAGCTTAAATCTCTACTAGACACTGGTGCAATCGGTGAACCACAAATACTCTATGGTAATTTAAGTTATTATTTAGAGCACGTGGAACGCATGTATAATCCTCATTTAGCTGGGGGTGCTTTATTAGACTTAGGTGTTTATCCTGTTCATTATGCCCTATCTTTATTTGGTAATGACTATCAAAGTATTCAATCAACTATGATGAAAACCGAACTTGGAGTTGACCGTCACACTGCAATTACTTTACAATATGCTGACGGTAAAATTGCTCAATTAATGTGCTCGATGAATGCCTTTGAACAATCGAGTAAAATTTATGGAACGAATGGTCGTATCGAAACGACGGGTATTCATCATATCGAAGAAATTAGAGTGTACGATAAGGAAAATAATTGTACGCAAGTAATAAAACGTCCAAATGATATTGGTGGCTTTGAATTTGAATTAGCCGAAACCATTAAGATGATTGAAGAACACAAAATTGAAAGTGACATTGTAACTCATGCAGATTCCCTTGCTGTTATGCAAGTACTGGATACTGTCCGTCAACAAAATGATTTTATTTATCCAAATGAAAAGGTAGGCTAA
- the nth gene encoding endonuclease III, translating into MLSKKRARKVIEEIIALYPDVPPSLNFTNTFELVIAVTLSAQTTDVAVNKVTPALFKRFPTPYELAAATPSDIEPYIATLGLYRNKAKFLQKCAQQLVEEFGGIVPQTRKELMSLAGVGRKTANVVLSVGFGIPAFAVDTHVTRICKHHNIVKQSADALEIEERVCAVLPPELWLKAHQAMIYFGREICHPKDPQCHLYPQLYEQ; encoded by the coding sequence ATGCTTTCTAAAAAAAGAGCGAGAAAAGTAATCGAAGAAATTATTGCACTCTATCCTGATGTGCCACCCAGCTTGAATTTTACTAATACATTTGAGTTGGTAATAGCTGTCACATTGAGTGCTCAAACAACCGATGTCGCCGTTAACAAGGTAACCCCTGCTTTATTCAAACGATTTCCAACACCGTATGAACTAGCAGCAGCAACACCAAGTGACATTGAACCATATATTGCGACACTCGGGCTTTATCGTAATAAGGCGAAATTTTTGCAAAAATGTGCCCAACAATTAGTAGAAGAATTTGGTGGTATTGTGCCACAAACACGAAAAGAACTGATGTCCTTAGCGGGAGTAGGTCGTAAAACTGCCAATGTTGTTCTCAGTGTGGGATTCGGTATTCCAGCCTTTGCAGTGGATACTCATGTAACACGCATTTGTAAACATCATAATATCGTCAAACAATCAGCCGATGCACTTGAAATTGAAGAACGTGTTTGTGCCGTCTTGCCACCGGAATTATGGCTCAAAGCACATCAAGCGATGATTTATTTTGGTAGAGAAATCTGTCACCCAAAAGACCCACAATGTCACCTATATCCACAATTATATGAACAATAA
- a CDS encoding class I SAM-dependent methyltransferase, with protein sequence METNKRMDDWLGIDTHHVIESHLKQGKWYYNRTESTDYKVLDNLFDHLNWNADDVLVDVGAGTGRVLCYSALRLEIAVKGIEFSQEVVNIAKDNIAKFMKKHSVDTPIQIRQEKIESYPIMAEDSIFYFFNPFTIILVRPFIFNVMDSYEQCPRRIQCIFYYPDAEVELFMQQTQFELQQEIMLDGYQKDSRERIIIYELK encoded by the coding sequence ATGTCATCGAGTCGCATTTAAAACAAGGTAAATGGTATTACAATCGGACAGAATCGACTGATTATAAGGTATTAGATAATTTGTTTGACCATTTGAACTGGAATGCTGATGATGTGCTAGTTGACGTGGGGGCTGGAACAGGCAGAGTACTTTGTTATTCAGCTTTACGGCTAGAAATTGCTGTAAAAGGGATTGAATTTTCGCAAGAAGTAGTGAATATTGCTAAGGATAATATTGCAAAGTTTATGAAGAAACATTCCGTGGATACACCGATTCAAATTAGGCAGGAAAAAATTGAATCGTATCCGATTATGGCGGAAGATAGTATTTTCTACTTTTTTAATCCGTTTACGATTATATTAGTGCGACCGTTCATTTTTAATGTTATGGATTCATATGAACAATGCCCACGTCGGATTCAATGTATTTTTTACTATCCAGATGCAGAAGTCGAATTGTTTATGCAGCAAACGCAATTTGAGCTACAGCAAGAAATTATGTTAGATGGCTATCAAAAGGACTCCCGAGAGAGAATTATTATTTATGAATTAAAATAA